One part of the Proteiniborus ethanoligenes genome encodes these proteins:
- the selA gene encoding L-seryl-tRNA(Sec) selenium transferase gives MNNTMNLYSRLPKVDQILEDKRIENLYNIAPREIIADSTRAVIAELRDSISNKQIALEELDRQIYFITDTIEKKVRKAIEPKLKKVINCTGVVIHTNLGRSLISKEIMEHMTEISSSYNNLEFDLETGVRGSRYSHLEDIIKKITGAEAALVVNNNAAAVVLALSSLAKSKEVIVSRGELVEIGGSFRIPEVMEQSGAKLVDVGTTNKTHLKDYESSINENTAAFLKVHTSNYRILGFTASVSLEELVNLGEQYHIPVIEDLGSGVLVDLRKYGLQYEPTVQDSVNAGVDVITFSGDKLLGGPQAGIIIGKKKYIDVMKRHPLNRALRIDKFTIAALESTLRLYIEEDIAINKIPTLKMLTATQEELNKKAEKLLSKINQEKSKELTTEIVDDYSQVGGGSMPLEQLPTKCIMIYSDKISVSSLEKGLRSFSTPIVTRIFKDRLYIDLRTVDEKEFDTVAEGIKFASSNNLKECY, from the coding sequence ATGAACAACACTATGAATTTATATAGCAGGCTGCCCAAAGTTGATCAAATATTAGAAGATAAAAGAATTGAAAATCTTTATAATATAGCTCCTAGGGAAATTATTGCAGATTCAACAAGAGCTGTAATTGCTGAACTAAGAGACTCTATATCAAATAAACAAATAGCATTAGAGGAGCTAGATAGACAGATATATTTCATAACTGATACAATAGAAAAAAAGGTTAGAAAAGCTATAGAGCCAAAGCTTAAAAAAGTAATTAACTGTACAGGAGTTGTTATTCACACTAATCTAGGCAGATCTTTAATTAGCAAAGAAATAATGGAGCATATGACAGAAATATCTTCTAGCTATAATAATCTAGAATTTGATCTTGAGACTGGGGTTAGAGGATCGAGATATAGTCATCTAGAAGATATTATTAAGAAGATAACAGGAGCTGAAGCGGCTTTAGTTGTAAACAACAATGCAGCGGCAGTTGTATTGGCTTTAAGCAGTTTAGCTAAAAGTAAGGAAGTTATAGTTTCTAGGGGAGAGCTAGTAGAGATAGGAGGCTCTTTTAGAATTCCAGAAGTTATGGAGCAAAGTGGTGCAAAGCTAGTTGATGTAGGGACCACAAACAAAACACATTTAAAAGATTATGAGAGTTCTATAAATGAAAATACAGCAGCTTTTCTTAAGGTTCACACCAGCAATTATAGGATCCTAGGTTTCACTGCAAGTGTATCCTTAGAAGAGTTGGTTAATTTAGGGGAGCAATACCATATACCTGTTATTGAGGATTTAGGAAGTGGAGTTTTAGTAGATTTAAGGAAATACGGTCTTCAATACGAGCCAACAGTTCAAGACTCTGTAAATGCAGGAGTAGATGTTATAACCTTTAGTGGAGATAAGCTTTTAGGAGGGCCTCAAGCAGGTATCATCATTGGTAAAAAGAAATATATAGATGTTATGAAAAGACATCCTTTAAATAGAGCATTAAGAATAGATAAATTCACTATTGCAGCCCTAGAGTCTACTTTGAGGTTATATATAGAAGAAGATATTGCAATTAATAAAATACCAACTTTAAAGATGCTTACAGCAACACAGGAGGAGCTTAATAAAAAAGCCGAGAAGTTATTATCTAAAATTAATCAAGAAAAATCAAAGGAATTAACTACAGAAATTGTTGACGATTACTCTCAGGTAGGTGGAGGCTCCATGCCTCTTGAGCAACTACCTACTAAGTGTATTATGATATATTCAGATAAAATAAGTGTTTCTTCTTTAGAGAAAGGATTAAGAAGCTTTAGCACTCCTATTGTTACTCGTATCTTTAAGGATAGATTATATATTGACTTAAGAACAGTTGATGAAAAAGAATTTGATACTGTAGCAGAAGGAATAAAATTTGCTTCAAGCAATAACTTGAAGGAGTGTTACTAA